Below is a window of Rhizobium jaguaris DNA.
GTGATGGATCTGCGCGCTCTCGGCCTTAGGCCCGACAACATTGAGGGTGTCACCTTCGGCAAGGCGAAGGATGGCACGGATGTGCTGATCTTCGTTGCCGACAACAATTTCAATCCGACGCAGAAGACGCAGTTTTTTGCCTTCAAGGTGATCCGCCGGCCGCAATGATCAGCGGACTATTCTCGCATCGGTAGTCGTCCGGCTGTCACGGCAACGGATTATATAGGCTTTCAGGTGGTGGCCCTTGAAACAGCCTAGATCATACCCCATAACCGGTTGATCTAATAAAAAGAGTGAAGCAAGTCCGGTGGGTGTATTCGAACGTCATAAGCCAAGGGAACCGCGGTGGCTGGGGCCGAGCGCACCCGCGCGCATGGCCCTTATTCCGTCGATTTCGGCGGCGCGTTGGCTGCTGATCCTGATTGCGGCCGCCGGCATCTATTTCTTCTACGGTTTCCTTATTCCGGTGCTGGCCGCCGCGGTGATCGGCTTCGCCACCTGGCCGCTTTATAGCGACCTCGTGCGCCGCACCAACGGCAATACGACACTTGCAGCAACCATTGCCATCGCCTTCATCGTCACCTTCTTAGTGCTGCCGATCGTGCTTTCGGCCATCTATATGGTGGGCGAGGTGCGCGAATGGTTTGCCTGGGCTGTGCACGTCAACCGCGACGGAGCTCCGCCGCCGGAATGGATTCTGGCGCTGCCCATCGTCGGCTCGTGGCTTGGCGATCAATGGACTCAATATGTCGGCAGTCCCGGTTCCATTGGAGAATTGGCACAGCTCGTCAGCGGCGCTCATATCGGCAATATTTACCGGGCCGTACTTGCTGCTGGCGGCGGTGCCTTCCATGTCGTGCTGACTTTGCTGTTCATGCTGATCGCCCTGTTCTTCATATACCGTGACGGAGCGAATTTCGTCCGTCAGGTCGATCTCCTGGGTGAACGCATCCTGCCGAACCGCTGGGAGCGCATCTCCCGCGTGATCCCGGCAACGATCAGCTCCACGGTCATGGGCATGACACTGATCGCTATCGGCGAAGGCGTCGTGCTAGGCGTCGCCTACTGGATCGCGGGCGCGCCTTCGGCGGTCACCCTCGGCGTCCTAACCGGGGTTATGGCGCTGGTGCCCGGCGGCGCACCGCTCTCCATGTCGCTGGTTTCCATCTATCTGATTGCCAGCGGCTCGCATTGGGCCGGTATCGGGCTGTTCATTTGGGGCACCGTCGAACTTTTCGTCGTCGACAAGACGCTGCGGCCGAAGCTCGTTGGCGGCCCGATCAAGCTGCCCTTCCTGCCGACCTTTTTCGGCCTCGTCGGCGGCGTAAAGACCATGGGCTTCCTCGGCCTGTTCATCGGCCCAGTGCTCATGGCCATCATCGTCGCCATCTGGCGTGAATGGATCCGCGAAGCGGAATTGAGCGAGGAGCAGCACGCTCAGGAGCCGGAGCTGCAATTGCGTATCCGGGATGGTTCGGACGGCTGACTGGAGTATCCGTTTTGATCAGGCAGCTTTCGGTGACCTGCTTCAGCATGCCCGCGCATTTACTTGAACGCACAAAGACCGGTCCGCTCTTTTGAACCTGCGCTCAGCTCCGCGGAAGCGCCTTTTCCATGAACAGGCTGAGTGGATCAGGCTCGTAGCTGCCGAACGGTTCGATCTCTGTGTAGCCGGCCTTGCGATAGAGGCCGATTGCTTCCGGCTGATATATGCCCGTTTCGAGCCGTAGCGCCGTCAGGTTTCTTTCCGTCGCCGTGTCCTCCAGCGCTTCCATCAGCATCTGTGCGACCTTGCGCCCCCTAGCCAGCGGGTCGACAAACATGCGTTTGATCTCCGCGGTGCCATCACCCGCCTCGACCAGCGCGCAGCAGCCAATTATATCGCCATCGAGCCGTGCGACCCAGAAGGTCACTTCCGGCCTCTCCAGTGACTCGAGATCAAGCATGTGATTGCTTTCCGGCGGATAGAGCGATTGTGCATAAGCACTCGACATATCCAGGAGACGGATAACACCCTCTTGGCGCGGTGATTCAACAGTGATGGTCAGCGGCAAGGTAAATCCTAAAAGACACATCGCTAATTAATATCACGCTGCGGCAAGAGCCGCCAGCGCCGCGAATGTACGCGCAGTCCGCCGTCGCTCGGCATTGGCGAGCTTCTCCACCATATCGAGCAATTGAATTGCCGCGGCAGGAGATTGTTCGGCGAGGTGGAATTTACGCATCAGCCGGGCCGAAACATTTTCCAGCATAGTGCTACCGTGCGTGCGCGACGCCTCACGCCAGATCAATGTCGCCTCGACAAAGACGGTGCTGATGTCGCGCGGCAAGCCCGCAGACTCATAAAGCGCACGGACGGCAAAGACGCGGCCGGTGGAAAGGATGGAGCGGACGCGCCCCTCGTCGCAGGTGGAAAGGCTGGTAATCGCGCCGGCGAAGAAATCCACTTTGCCGGAACAAAGCGCATGCATGAGGAAAGCGGGCGTCAACCAGCCAACCTCCCGCAGGTGCTCGACCAGATCGGGAATATCCTCGTGCTGTACTGTCCCGGCCATGGAAACCGTGGCTGCCTGGCTGGCCTCGCGACTTACATGTTGCAATCTGGCTGCGCCGATCGTGGCCTGGACCAGATTTGAACCCGCCAATGCCTCGCTGACATGCCGCATCAGCAGGTGGCGAACATCCGAAGGCAAAGCGTCGCGGTCAAGAAGCAGGCCGCGGATCTCTGCATTGTCGCCAAAGCGCTCGGCAATCCGTTTTAACGAGGCGCGCGACAACGAGGCGCCATCGTTTTCTAGCAAGCAAAGGGTTTCGGTTTCGCCGCCGATTTCGGCAAGTGCAGCAGAAACCGACCGTGACACTCGCCCGCGCGAGGCGACCAGGACACGCGTCACATTGCTGCCACGTACCACAAGATCGACAAGATCGGCATCGGTGAACACCGGTGAAAATAGAATGATCAATCCGGCGATCTCCGGCTGGTCTTCCGCCAGAGACAGGATGACGTTGCGCGGAGCATCCGGAGAACGCGCCACGGCTTCGGCAAGTGCCAAGCGCACGCGCGGCGACGGATCGTCGAGCATATAGGTCATCGCCATCTCGGCGGCGGCACGCTCTTCCCGTGGCATTTCCGATTGAAGATAAGCGCGACCAAGGGCATTGGCCGCCCTCGCCCTGCTCTCTGCCTTGGCGGTCTCGGCCCAACGGAGAAATGCTTCTATGATCACGTAACGCCCCGATATCGGCGGGACGATTCCCGACCCGCAAACTCACATCAGATACGTTAATGATGAAAGGTTTACGGGTCGTTTACCTTATTTATTAACCACTAATGCGCGAGCGAGACGGCGCCGATATCATGGCGTCCTCGGACGCAGCAGTTCGAAGACATTGCTGCCCTCGCTGTAATCCATATAGCCCATGCGTGCGACGGGCCGTGCGAGCGCCATGTCGAGCCGGCCATCCCGGATGATCGTTTCATCGATATGGATGCCCACAACCTGGCCAAAGACCATGATATTTTCCGATGGCTCACCGCTGAGACCCTTGGGCCGCATGACCTCCGTCACCAGGCATTCAAGTACAGCGAAGGCTTCGGCGACATAGGGAGCGTCGACCAGTCGACCGGGTTTCGCGGTCAGTCCGGCCAGCGAGAACTCGTCGGTACCATAGGGTACGGCGGTCGACGAATGATTCATCTTTTCGAGGAGGTTGCGGCTGACGAGATTGGCGGTAAAGACATTGGTTTCTTCGACATTGCGAACGCTGTCCTTACGGCCCATCGACGAAAACATCACCAGCTTCGGCCGGTCGCTGACCGCGTTGAAGAAGGAGTAGGGCGAAAGATTCAGCGAGCCGTCCCTGCCCTTGCTGCCGATCCAGCCGATTGGCCGTGGCGCAACGATGGCCTTGAAGGGATCATAGGCCAAGCCGTGCTGATTGGTATCTGTCGTGTAGAACATCACGTGTCCTCTCCGCCGATCCAGGTCACGGTCTCAGTCAGTTCCGGTCGCGGGCGTTCCGTCGACGGGAAGGTCGAAGAGCCGATATGGATGAAGCCGGCGACCTTTTCGCCTGGTTGGACGCCAAGCAGCGGATAGGCACGCTCGTCGTAAGCGAACCATTCGGTCAGCCAGTTCGATACCCAGCCATGCGCATTGGCCGAGATCAGCAGGTTGAGGCAGAGCGCACCGGCTGACATCAACTGTTCCCATTCCGGAATCTTGAAATGCGGTCCCGCCTTGCTGACGACCGCGATGACGACCGGAGCGCGGGTGAAACGCGTGCGCTCGACCTGGATCATCTCTTCGGACAAGTCCGGCTTGGTTTCCAGCGCCAGCTTCAATAGTTCCTCGCCGATCCGCGCCCGCTCCTCGCCGCGATAGACGATAAAGCGCCAGGGGGCCAGCTTGCCGTGATCCGGGACGCGCGAAGCGAGCCGCAGGATATCTTCGATTTCGGCCTTATCTGGGCCGGGTTCGGTCATTTGAAAAGCAGGAATGGATCGGCGAACCGCCAGATAATCGACCAGCTTGATATCGGTTTTCATGGAATGATTGCTTTCATTTTCATGCGCGGGAGAACGTGGGTCTTGAATTTGCCACGGCATTGGTCTTGAAGTGGCCTGTGTTTTACCGGAAGTCAATCGGGTGGGAACTCATGTCAGGCATTTCATCCGCGCGCCTTTTGGTCACGGGTTTCGCGATCTTCGCGAGCCTGAGCACCGTTGCCTCGGCGGAAGATGCCTTCAAGGAGTTCAAGCAGCTCGACGGCAGCGTGAAGATGCCGAAGCTCAACGCCTTCATAGCACCAGGCAGTGAAAATTCTTCCGCCCGAACACTGCGCGACGTCTCGCTTGAGGCCAAGCTGGCACCGGACACCGGCCCGCAGTTGCAGGGCCTTTCCTGGTACGTCTTCAGTCCTTTCGCTGGCGCTGACGGCAAGCTGCCGCTCGTCGCAAGCTCGAAAGGCGGCTCGGCGTCCTTTCATCTCATGCCCGGCGATTATTTCGTCAACGTCTCCTTCGGTCGCGCCGGCGTCACCAAGAAGTTGACCGTGCCTGAAAGCGGGGTGCTGCAGAAGCAGACCATGGTGCTCGACGCCGGCGGCATGGTGCTGAACGCCGTCTCCGGTTCCGACGTTCGCATCCCATCGGACGAATTGAGCTTTTCGATCTATTCCAGCGATGCGAAGGAAGACGGTGAGCGCGGCCTCGTCATGTCCGACGTCAAACCGAACACCCTGGTGGGCCTCAGCGCCGGCACCTATCACGTCGTCTCCGAATATGGTGCCGTCAACGCCGTCATCCGTGCCGATATCCAGGTGGAAGCGGGCAAGGTGACCGAAGCCACGATCCAGCACAGAGCGGCGAAGATCACCTTCAAGCTGGTGTCGGACAAAGGCGGCGAGGCTATAGCCGATACGGCCTGGTCGATCCTGACCTCCGCCGGCGATATCGTCGGAGAAAGCCTCAGCGCCTTCCCGACCATGGTGCTTGCAGAAGGCCAATACACGGCCGTTGCCCGCAACAAGGACAAGATTTACCAACGCGACTTCACCGTCGCGGCGGGCACGAACACCGATGTTGAAGTTCTGATGAAGGAACAGCAGCCGCAGGATGCCAACGATCAGCGGCCAGCCCAACAGATTCCCGTTCTGCCGCCGGAAGTACAGCGGAACCAAGTGCCGCAGACGCAGCAGCCCGCTTCGAGCCAGCAGCGTCCATTGCCGACTTACGAGCAATTGGCACCGGCCGGCGGGGAAGATGGCGACAGCATGGATTGACGCTGCCGCAAGCGCCGACTCATATCATTCAGCGTGGGGCTAGCTGGCTCTTTTTCGCAGCGCCCGCTTCGGCGGCGCCATGGAAAATACGGCGCTGTAGAGCTTGGATAAGAGATCCTTGCGGTCGTTGCCTTCGCTGAGCGCTTCCCAGCTCATCAGCCCGCCGATATGCGCGGTGATGGTGCTGCCGGACAGACGGCGGAATTCTCGGATCAAAAGGGATAACCGCAAGGTCAGCGACACGCGGCTGGCGAGATGGAACAGCCGGCCGTTCTGTCCCTCGAAATAGACCGGAATGACGCTGGCGCGTGCTGCCTGGATGAGCTTGGCGGGAAAGATTTTCCAGGGCAGATCCTCGGCGCGTCCGAAGCCCTTCTTGGCGGTTGCGACGCCGCCGGCCGGAAAGACGATGATCGTCGTACCTTCTTTCAGCAACCGAACCGCCTCGTGGCGCGTCTTCATGTTCATCGCCATCGCCTCCTTGGTCTCCTCAAAAGAGACAGGCAGCGAATAATCGGCCATCTCAGGCACTTTCAGCAATTCGTTGGGATCAGCACCTTGAAGGGTCTGCCGAGCTGCTCGGCAAGCGCCAGGATTGCGATGCCATCACCAATGCCGAAGGGATGGTTGGCGACGATGACGATCGGCGCATCGGGAATCTCGCGCGGCGGCCACTCGCCCTTGGCAACCAAGCGCACATCGATGAGATCGAGCATCTTGCCGAAGACACGCTCGCTCTTGCCGACAATATCGCTGCGCCAGATGTCGTAGAGCCGGGCATAGCGATCGCGGCCGGACAGGCCCTCGATGGAGCGGATGAACCAGCGCTTGATGCGCGTATCCCGTTCATTGGCGTAGGATAGTTCTTTGAAATCCAAATCCGCGACGGGCTTCCCCGCTCCTTAAATCTCATAGGGCCGCATGTCAGGCAGGGCACGCAACACTCTGATTCAGTGTATATATTAAAGTTTAATGTCAGTTATCTGACGGCTCTATGAAGGTGCCGTCAGACAACTTCTGATGTCAAGCGGCTTTGGCCCGCTTGGCTTCGCGCTTGCGCAGGATGTCCGGCGGCGTAGCTTCGAGCGAAAGCGAAGCGATGGCTTCATCGAGCGCCATTGCCGTCTGCGCCTGGCTGCCGAGGCGGCGGATGTTAACCGAGCGCTCCTCGGCTTCCTTCTTGCCGCAGACGATGATGACCGGAACCTTCGTCACCGAATGCTCGCGGATCTTGTAGTTGATCTTTTCGTTGCGGAAATCGGTTTCGACATTGAGCCCGGCCTCGCGCAGCGCTTCCGCTACTTCGTTGCCGTAGTCATCCGCTTCCGAAGTGATGGTTGCGATGACCACCTGCTGCGGCGAGACCCAGAGCGGCATATGGCCCGCAAAGTTTTCGATCAGGATGCCGAGGAAGCGTTCCATCGAGCCGCAGATGGCACGGTGGATCATGACCGGCTGCGTCTTTTCGGAATGCTGGTCGATATAGAAGGCGCCGAAGCGTTCCGGCAGGTTGAAGTCGACCTGCGTCGTGCCGCATTGCCATTCACGGCCGATGGCATCCTTCAGCGTATATTCGAACTTCGGCCCGTAGAACGCGCCCTCGCCCGGCAGAATGCCGGTCTTGATGTTGTTCGATTGCTGCTTGATCGTATCCAGCACATTCATCATCACGCTTTCGGCGCGATCCCATAGATCGTCGGAGCCGACACGCTTGTCCGGACGAGTGGAAAGCTTGATCGTGATCTCATCGAACCCGAAATCCTTATAGACCGACAGGATCAGATCATTGATCTTTAGGCATTCGGCAGCCATCTGCTCGTCGGTACAGAAGATATGCGCATCGTCCTGTATGAAGCCGCGCACGCGCATCAGTCCATGCAGCGCGCCCGAGGGCTCGTAGCGATGCACGGCTCCGAATTCCGCAAGCCGGATAGGTAGTTCGCGGTAGGACTTCAAGCCATGCTTGAAGATCTGAATGTGGCCAGGGCAATTCATAGGCTTCAGCGCGAAGACGCGATCGTCGTCGGTCTCGTCGCCGGCGACAGTGACCTTGAACATGTTGTCGCGATACCAGCCCCAGTGACCGGAGGTTTCCCAAAGGGACTTGTCGAGCACCTGCGGCGCGTTGACTTCCTGATAGTCGTCAGCAAGCCGCCGGCGCATGTAGGACACCAGCGTCTGGAACATCCGCCAGCCCTTGCCGTGCCAGAAGACGACGCCTGGACCCTCTTCCTGGAAATGGAACAGGTCCATTTCGCGGCCGAGACGACGGTGATCGCGCTTCTCGGCCTCGGCGAGAATGTGCAGATAATTGTCGAGATCGGCCTGCTCGGCAAAAGCCGTGCCATAGATGCGGGTCAGCATCGGATTGTTGCTGTCGCCGCGCCAATAAGCACCGGCCACCTTCATCAGCTTGAAGGCCGAACCGATCTGGCCGGTGGAGGCCATGTGCGGCCCGCGGCAAAGGTCGAACCAATCGCCCTGATAATAGATCTTCAGGTCCTGCCCTTCCGGAATGGCATCGACAAGTTCGACCTTGTAGCGCTCACCCTTGGACGCGAAAACTTCCTTTGCCTTCTCGCGCGACCAGATCTGCTTGGTGAACGGCGCATTGCGCTGAATGATCTCGCGCATCTTCTTCTCAATGACCGGAAGGTCGTCGGGCGTGAAGGGCTCGTTCTTGGCGAAGTCGTAATAGAAGCCGTTTTCGATGACCGGGCCGATGGTCACCTGCGTGCCGGGCCACAGTTCCTGCACCGCTTCCGCCATGACGTGCGCCGCATCATGCCGGATGAGTTCCAGCGCGCGGTCGTCGTTGCGGGTGATGATCTCGATCTTGCCTTCGGTAACCGGGTCGGAGAGGTCGCGCACGGTGCCGTCGATCGCAACGGCGACGGCTTTCTTGGCAAGCGATTTGGAAATGGATTCGGCGACATCCCGGCCGGTTGCGCCGGCATCGTAGCTGCGCACGGAACCATCGGGAAATGTCAGGGAAACGGCTTGGGACATCGAAATTCTCCTTGTCCAGTCCCGCCAACGAATGCGGGTGGTTTAATGGAAGCGGTCAATCAGTGTTTTTGAACGCGGTCGCCTGATAGCGATATTTGGCGATTTAGTAAAGGAGAAGCGGCTTTAACGCCCGATCATCTCGGCCAATCCGCGCACCGTGTTCCAGTTTCGCAACGTGCCGACGCCGAGGCGTTTGGTGGTGAGCGCGGACAGCAGACGCGTTTCGCTCGCTTTCCCGCCGAAATCGATCCATAAGTCGCCGTCGATCACGGCCAAGCGCTCCGGGCCATTCCTGTGCTTCTCGAGCGTGTCTATCACCGACGGTGCCAGCGGCTGGCGCATGACGCGAACGATGACCTCGCTGCCCTCGCCGCCATCGAACGGATTGCCGGCGGCAAGCTTGCGCCAGGTCGCTGCATCGCGGACGATGATATCGACAGGCCTGCCAAAGGTTTGTGCGAAGCCAGCTTCAAGCCGAGTTTCGATCTCCGCTATTGGTTGTTCGTCGGCCTCGAAGACGAGATTGCCGGTCGCGACCAGCGTTTTAACACTGGAAAATCCGAGGCCTTCCGCCATCTCCCGCAACGTGCTCATGACGACGCGGCGCCCACTACCGAGGACGATGCTGTGCAGAAGCGCCACGTAGACTGCCATGCGATCAGGCAGCCTTTTGCCCTAGGCGGAAATAGCGCCATGGTGTCCACCAATGGTAGCGGTTTTCCAGCACTTCCGGTGCGGGATCAAGCCCGCTGGTACCGCCTGGCCCGCATCGCGCCACCCGGAACAGCGTCATCCAGCCGCCAGCCCACAGGCCATGACGGGCGATCGATTCGTAGCCGTATTCCGAGCAGGTAGGGATGTGACGGCAGGAATTGCCGATGAAGCCGGAAAGCGTCAGTTGGTAGAGGCGGATGAGGCCCATACCGAGCAGCCTGTCGGGCGTCTTGCGGAAGGGGCCGGAATAATTGCGCGATTTGACCGCCTTGTCGGCGGAAGGTGATCCACCGCGCTGCACATGTCTTGGAGGGGCAGCACCGCCCTCGTCTCCATCGTCGTCCTGCATCAGACAGAATTGGCACATAGATCAGCGCCTCGCTCAGACGGCTTCGGCGGTCTTGGTGCTTTCGCCCTCGCGCGCCGCTTCGATCTGTCCAACTGCGTCAACGACGGCGTCGAAGGTCAGCATCGTCGAGGCATGGCGCGCCTTGTAATCTCGAACGGGCTTCAAATAACGCATGTCTTCGAAGCGTCCATCAGGTCCCTCGCCGTCCGCCTTCAGCATCGCAAGCATATCTTCGCGTGCCTTGCGCAGTTCGGCTGCGGTGGCACCGACCACATGGCGGGCCATGATAGAGGACGAGGCCTGCCCGAGGGCACAGGCCTTGACGTCGTGGGCAAAATCGGTAACGACATCGCCGTCCATTTTCAGCCAGATCTTGACGCGGGAGCCGCAGAGTCTGGAATGGGCCTGGGCGCTTGCATCGGCGTCGGAAAGGCTGCCGATTCGTTCGATGTTGCCGGCGAATTCCAGGATCTTGCTGTTGTAGATGTCGTCCATCATCGATCTTGCTCCCACGTACCCGTTCAGTGTTTCATAACAAAAAACACAGCGTGTCGCGTTAGGACACTTTCACAGGAACAATGCCATACTATATGTATGTCGTTCGAAGGCCACGAAATTGCAATGGTCTTCTGTAAGTTTGATGGGAAACCGTGCAGGACGGCAGGCTTGTCCGCCAGCCAGAACGCCCCGGAGCCCGCCAAAGGTACATAGTTCCCCATGTTTCAGGGGAATGCCAGTGGCGAGTCCGACAAAATGAGATCCGCGTTGCGGATCAGGAGACCACAGGTAATGGACGCCATTGTAAAGAACTTTCCGCAGGCACTTGAATCCAATCCGGAATTGGACCGTCCGTCCCAAAAGGAAGCCGAAGACGCCGTTCGCGTTCTGCTTCGTTGGGCAGGCGACGATCCGCAGCGCGAAGGCCTGCTCGATACGCCGACACGCGTCGTCAAGGCGTACCGC
It encodes the following:
- a CDS encoding AI-2E family transporter gives rise to the protein MGVFERHKPREPRWLGPSAPARMALIPSISAARWLLILIAAAGIYFFYGFLIPVLAAAVIGFATWPLYSDLVRRTNGNTTLAATIAIAFIVTFLVLPIVLSAIYMVGEVREWFAWAVHVNRDGAPPPEWILALPIVGSWLGDQWTQYVGSPGSIGELAQLVSGAHIGNIYRAVLAAGGGAFHVVLTLLFMLIALFFIYRDGANFVRQVDLLGERILPNRWERISRVIPATISSTVMGMTLIAIGEGVVLGVAYWIAGAPSAVTLGVLTGVMALVPGGAPLSMSLVSIYLIASGSHWAGIGLFIWGTVELFVVDKTLRPKLVGGPIKLPFLPTFFGLVGGVKTMGFLGLFIGPVLMAIIVAIWREWIREAELSEEQHAQEPELQLRIRDGSDG
- a CDS encoding GNAT family N-acetyltransferase, whose amino-acid sequence is MCLLGFTLPLTITVESPRQEGVIRLLDMSSAYAQSLYPPESNHMLDLESLERPEVTFWVARLDGDIIGCCALVEAGDGTAEIKRMFVDPLARGRKVAQMLMEALEDTATERNLTALRLETGIYQPEAIGLYRKAGYTEIEPFGSYEPDPLSLFMEKALPRS
- a CDS encoding DUF2336 domain-containing protein, yielding MSGRYVIIEAFLRWAETAKAESRARAANALGRAYLQSEMPREERAAAEMAMTYMLDDPSPRVRLALAEAVARSPDAPRNVILSLAEDQPEIAGLIILFSPVFTDADLVDLVVRGSNVTRVLVASRGRVSRSVSAALAEIGGETETLCLLENDGASLSRASLKRIAERFGDNAEIRGLLLDRDALPSDVRHLLMRHVSEALAGSNLVQATIGAARLQHVSREASQAATVSMAGTVQHEDIPDLVEHLREVGWLTPAFLMHALCSGKVDFFAGAITSLSTCDEGRVRSILSTGRVFAVRALYESAGLPRDISTVFVEATLIWREASRTHGSTMLENVSARLMRKFHLAEQSPAAAIQLLDMVEKLANAERRRTARTFAALAALAAA
- a CDS encoding flavin reductase family protein; its protein translation is MFYTTDTNQHGLAYDPFKAIVAPRPIGWIGSKGRDGSLNLSPYSFFNAVSDRPKLVMFSSMGRKDSVRNVEETNVFTANLVSRNLLEKMNHSSTAVPYGTDEFSLAGLTAKPGRLVDAPYVAEAFAVLECLVTEVMRPKGLSGEPSENIMVFGQVVGIHIDETIIRDGRLDMALARPVARMGYMDYSEGSNVFELLRPRTP
- a CDS encoding nitroreductase family protein → MKTDIKLVDYLAVRRSIPAFQMTEPGPDKAEIEDILRLASRVPDHGKLAPWRFIVYRGEERARIGEELLKLALETKPDLSEEMIQVERTRFTRAPVVIAVVSKAGPHFKIPEWEQLMSAGALCLNLLISANAHGWVSNWLTEWFAYDERAYPLLGVQPGEKVAGFIHIGSSTFPSTERPRPELTETVTWIGGEDT
- the thrS gene encoding threonine--tRNA ligase, which codes for MSQAVSLTFPDGSVRSYDAGATGRDVAESISKSLAKKAVAVAIDGTVRDLSDPVTEGKIEIITRNDDRALELIRHDAAHVMAEAVQELWPGTQVTIGPVIENGFYYDFAKNEPFTPDDLPVIEKKMREIIQRNAPFTKQIWSREKAKEVFASKGERYKVELVDAIPEGQDLKIYYQGDWFDLCRGPHMASTGQIGSAFKLMKVAGAYWRGDSNNPMLTRIYGTAFAEQADLDNYLHILAEAEKRDHRRLGREMDLFHFQEEGPGVVFWHGKGWRMFQTLVSYMRRRLADDYQEVNAPQVLDKSLWETSGHWGWYRDNMFKVTVAGDETDDDRVFALKPMNCPGHIQIFKHGLKSYRELPIRLAEFGAVHRYEPSGALHGLMRVRGFIQDDAHIFCTDEQMAAECLKINDLILSVYKDFGFDEITIKLSTRPDKRVGSDDLWDRAESVMMNVLDTIKQQSNNIKTGILPGEGAFYGPKFEYTLKDAIGREWQCGTTQVDFNLPERFGAFYIDQHSEKTQPVMIHRAICGSMERFLGILIENFAGHMPLWVSPQQVVIATITSEADDYGNEVAEALREAGLNVETDFRNEKINYKIREHSVTKVPVIIVCGKKEAEERSVNIRRLGSQAQTAMALDEAIASLSLEATPPDILRKREAKRAKAA
- a CDS encoding DUF1697 domain-containing protein, with protein sequence MAVYVALLHSIVLGSGRRVVMSTLREMAEGLGFSSVKTLVATGNLVFEADEQPIAEIETRLEAGFAQTFGRPVDIIVRDAATWRKLAAGNPFDGGEGSEVIVRVMRQPLAPSVIDTLEKHRNGPERLAVIDGDLWIDFGGKASETRLLSALTTKRLGVGTLRNWNTVRGLAEMIGR
- the yidD gene encoding membrane protein insertion efficiency factor YidD encodes the protein MCQFCLMQDDDGDEGGAAPPRHVQRGGSPSADKAVKSRNYSGPFRKTPDRLLGMGLIRLYQLTLSGFIGNSCRHIPTCSEYGYESIARHGLWAGGWMTLFRVARCGPGGTSGLDPAPEVLENRYHWWTPWRYFRLGQKAA
- a CDS encoding iron-sulfur cluster assembly scaffold protein; the protein is MMDDIYNSKILEFAGNIERIGSLSDADASAQAHSRLCGSRVKIWLKMDGDVVTDFAHDVKACALGQASSSIMARHVVGATAAELRKAREDMLAMLKADGEGPDGRFEDMRYLKPVRDYKARHASTMLTFDAVVDAVGQIEAAREGESTKTAEAV